One region of Polyodon spathula isolate WHYD16114869_AA chromosome 25, ASM1765450v1, whole genome shotgun sequence genomic DNA includes:
- the snrnp35 gene encoding U11/U12 small nuclear ribonucleoprotein 35 kDa protein: MNEWAPVATVYNPLRAGSIDGTDVEPHDRAVWRAMVARYVPNKEVVGDPHRTLFVSRLNRQTTEEKLKEVFSKYGDIQRLRLVRDIVTGISKGYAFIEYKEERALLKAHRDANKLIVDQRELFVDFEQERTLKGWVPRRLGGGLGGKKESGQLRFGGRDRPFRKPINLPMMMSDHSFTDRQHARGERQLSQERVRDRQREKGIDRDERRRDRSQDRERARREERERSDRDHDKERKDSKRERHRSKERDSKRAKDESRHRDKDRHKDRK; the protein is encoded by the coding sequence ATGAACGAGTGGGCGCCTGTAGCGACCGTGTACAACCCTCTCAGAGCTGGGAGCATCGATGGTACAGACGTGGAGCCTCACGACCGGGCCGTGTGGAGGGCGATGGTGGCACGCTATGTCCCCAACAAAGAAGTGGTAGGGGACCCTCACCGCACTCTGTTCGTATCCCGACTCAACCGCCAAACGACAGAGGAAAAGCTGAAAGAGGTCTTCTCCAAATACGGAGACATTCAGAGGCTTCGTCTTGTCAGAGACATCGTCACAGGGATATCCAAGGGATATGCGTTTATTGAATACAAGGAGGAGCGCGCCCTTTTAAAAGCTCACAGGGATGCCAATAAGCTGATTGTGGACCAGCGTGAGCTCTTTGTGGACTTTGAACAGGAGAGAACCCTGAAAGGCTGGGTCCCACGCCGCCTTGGGGGAGGGCTGGGGGGTAAGAAGGAATCGGGGCAGTTGAGGTTCGGCGGACGGGACAGACCTTTCCGAAAACCCATCAATCTGCCCATGATGATGAGCGACCACTCATTTACGGACAGGCAGCACGCAAGAGGAGAGAGGCAGCTCTCCCAGGAGAGAGTACGCGACAGGCAGAGGGAGAAGGGTATTGACAGAGATGAGAGACGGAGGGACAGATCCCAGGACAGAGAGAGGGCAAGAAGGGAAGAGAGAGAACGGAGTGATAGGGATCATGACAAAGAAAGGAAAGACAGTAAGCGGGAGCGACACAGAAGCAAAGAGCGCGACTCCAAAAGAGCAAAGGATGAAAGCAGACACAGGgacaaggacagacacaaagacagaaaatga